From Gordonia crocea, the proteins below share one genomic window:
- a CDS encoding ATP-binding cassette domain-containing protein, whose protein sequence is MSTHTARVGEPARSRHRGPLRPHEVALAAVLGGLSVATVVVAQVLPILTSVALLAPVPMALLGQRTRPRALVAVVVAAAGVSFALAGLSAAVSVVGAGVVGGLVGEMKRRGRGLAAFSAVSVLVAPIMGGLSVVVFWILTPLRRLLLESLENTVTGMAKGLDEVGKRLPGGEAVFTQTADGLRALTGAIVDYWWLWLWSTGTVGTLISLFVAWWLVGGVIDRVRAIPSTDSLDEPGRDLADDALVGPLPVHLRGVGFRYPGASDDALVDVDLRIEPGELVAVVGANGSGKSTVAKILAGRAPSTGEVVRPGDPGLGRPGGTAMVLQRPETQMLGARVADDVVWGLPEGVAVDVDALLAEVGLTGLADRDTADLSGGQQQRLALAAALARDPALLIADEVTSMVDPVGRAELLDVLTTLPARRGLAVVLITHRADEAAAADRIVHLREGRVDPAPPQWLAGVAEPDTEPAAAPVVPISPHRPGETLIELSGISHRYLAGTPWEVTALREVSLRVNRGEGLLIVGGNGSGKSTLAWILAGLTTPTSGTADYEGSPIHKQVGVVKLTFQHARLQLQRPTLGEDIQAAGGVEVGTAEVSRLLDEVGLPREFAARSTDALSGGQMRRGVLAGALAGHPQVIVADEPLAGLDPKARADVVALFGRMRAAGLTLIVISHDLDEIAQVCDRQVELVDGVLVDAAAREAS, encoded by the coding sequence ATGTCCACGCACACAGCCCGAGTCGGTGAACCGGCCCGTTCCCGCCACCGGGGTCCGCTGCGCCCGCACGAGGTCGCGCTGGCGGCCGTGCTCGGCGGGCTGTCCGTGGCAACGGTCGTCGTGGCGCAGGTCCTGCCGATCCTGACATCGGTGGCGCTGTTGGCGCCGGTTCCGATGGCCCTCCTCGGGCAACGCACCCGGCCCCGGGCGTTGGTGGCGGTCGTCGTCGCCGCGGCCGGCGTCTCCTTCGCGCTCGCCGGACTCTCGGCGGCGGTGTCGGTCGTCGGAGCCGGCGTTGTCGGCGGGTTGGTCGGTGAGATGAAGCGCCGCGGTCGCGGATTGGCCGCCTTTTCGGCGGTGTCCGTGCTGGTCGCACCGATCATGGGCGGGTTGTCGGTGGTGGTCTTCTGGATCCTCACCCCGCTGCGACGGCTCCTGCTGGAGTCGTTGGAGAACACCGTCACCGGGATGGCCAAAGGGTTGGACGAGGTCGGCAAACGGCTGCCCGGCGGTGAGGCGGTGTTCACGCAGACCGCCGACGGCTTGCGTGCCCTGACCGGCGCCATCGTCGACTACTGGTGGCTGTGGTTGTGGTCCACCGGGACCGTGGGCACGCTGATCTCGCTGTTCGTCGCCTGGTGGTTGGTCGGCGGGGTCATCGACCGGGTGCGCGCGATCCCCAGTACCGACAGCCTCGACGAGCCCGGGCGAGACCTGGCCGACGATGCCCTGGTCGGGCCGTTGCCGGTGCACCTGCGCGGGGTCGGGTTCCGTTATCCCGGCGCTTCCGACGACGCCCTGGTCGACGTCGACCTCCGAATCGAGCCGGGTGAACTCGTCGCCGTCGTCGGCGCCAACGGGTCCGGCAAGTCGACGGTCGCCAAGATCCTCGCCGGCCGCGCCCCGAGTACCGGCGAGGTGGTGCGCCCGGGTGATCCCGGCCTCGGCCGCCCGGGTGGGACGGCGATGGTGCTGCAGCGCCCGGAGACGCAGATGCTCGGCGCACGGGTCGCCGACGACGTGGTGTGGGGATTGCCGGAGGGGGTGGCGGTCGACGTCGACGCCCTGCTGGCCGAGGTCGGTCTGACCGGGCTCGCCGACCGCGACACCGCGGACCTGTCGGGCGGTCAGCAGCAGCGGTTGGCGCTGGCCGCGGCGCTGGCCCGCGACCCGGCACTGTTGATCGCCGACGAGGTGACCTCGATGGTGGACCCCGTCGGGCGCGCCGAACTCCTCGACGTGCTGACGACGTTGCCTGCTCGCCGCGGGCTCGCCGTCGTGCTGATCACCCACCGGGCCGACGAGGCCGCCGCTGCCGACCGAATCGTGCACTTGCGCGAGGGGCGCGTCGACCCGGCCCCGCCGCAGTGGCTGGCCGGTGTGGCCGAACCCGATACCGAGCCGGCAGCCGCCCCGGTCGTCCCGATTTCGCCGCACCGACCGGGGGAGACACTGATCGAGCTGTCCGGGATCAGCCACCGCTACCTGGCCGGGACGCCGTGGGAGGTGACGGCGCTGCGCGAGGTGAGCCTCCGGGTGAACCGGGGTGAGGGGCTGCTCATCGTCGGCGGCAACGGGTCGGGCAAGTCGACCCTTGCGTGGATCCTCGCCGGACTCACCACACCGACGTCGGGCACCGCGGACTACGAGGGCTCGCCCATCCACAAGCAGGTCGGCGTGGTGAAGTTGACCTTCCAACACGCACGACTGCAGTTGCAGCGCCCGACCCTCGGCGAGGACATCCAGGCCGCCGGTGGCGTCGAGGTGGGCACCGCCGAAGTGTCCCGGTTGCTCGACGAGGTGGGGCTGCCGCGGGAGTTCGCGGCCCGCAGCACCGACGCCCTGTCCGGGGGCCAGATGCGGCGCGGCGTGCTTGCCGGCGCGCTGGCCGGGCACCCTCAGGTCATCGTGGCCGACGAGCCGCTCGCCGGTCTGGACCCGAAGGCCCGGGCCGACGTCGTCGCCCTGTTCGGCCGGATGCGGGCCGCCGGTCTGACCCTCATCGTCATCTCCCACGACCTCGACGAGATCGCCCAGGTCTGCGATCGGCAGGTCGAACTCGTCGACGGTGTGCTCGTCGACGCGGCTGCGCGGGAGGCGTCATGA
- a CDS encoding energy-coupling factor transporter transmembrane component T family protein — translation MNGLPLREIPGDSVIHRLWAGTKLIAIGMIGILMWVLPSWPALGMVAVVVVGVALLAGIPLGAVPKPPWWLWALAAASVGLSTLVAGVSGGLVTARGVLLGLLVIAVSVLVVWTTPAAQIAPAIATLMRPLRWLRLPVDEWAVVIALCLRSLPLMVDELLTLRAVHRLRPHAPSNAGHPAAQLTLVDMVVAALSSALRRSAEMGEAITARGGTGRLTADAARPGRIDYIALGIMAVVLAVAIAGSFLITGAM, via the coding sequence ATGAACGGGTTACCGCTGCGCGAGATCCCCGGGGATTCGGTGATCCACCGCCTGTGGGCGGGAACCAAACTCATTGCGATTGGCATGATCGGAATCCTGATGTGGGTGCTGCCGTCGTGGCCCGCGCTCGGCATGGTCGCCGTCGTCGTGGTCGGGGTGGCGTTGCTCGCCGGGATCCCGCTGGGTGCGGTGCCCAAGCCGCCGTGGTGGTTGTGGGCGCTGGCGGCGGCCAGTGTCGGGTTGTCCACCTTGGTCGCGGGAGTCTCCGGCGGCCTGGTCACCGCGCGCGGCGTGTTGCTGGGCCTGCTCGTCATCGCGGTGTCGGTCCTCGTCGTCTGGACCACCCCGGCGGCGCAGATCGCCCCGGCCATCGCCACCCTCATGCGGCCGCTGCGCTGGTTGCGTCTTCCCGTCGACGAATGGGCGGTGGTGATCGCGCTGTGCCTGCGGTCGTTGCCGCTGATGGTCGACGAGTTGCTCACGCTGCGTGCGGTGCACCGACTGCGGCCGCACGCCCCGTCGAATGCCGGCCACCCCGCGGCCCAGCTGACGCTGGTGGACATGGTGGTCGCCGCGCTGTCCTCGGCCCTGCGTCGGTCGGCGGAGATGGGGGAGGCGATCACCGCCCGCGGCGGCACCGGCCGACTGACCGCCGACGCCGCGCGGCCCGGGCGGATCGACTACATCGCCCTGGGAATCATGGCGGTGGTCCTGGCCGTCGCCATCGCCGGGTCGTTCCTGATCACCGGCGCGATGTAG
- a CDS encoding superoxide dismutase: MAEYTLPDLDYDYGALEPHISGRIMELHHSKHHATYVKGANTALEKLDAAREDGTIADKVYGLSANLSFHLGGHTNHSIFWKNLSPNGGGEPTGDLAEAIGTDFGGFDKFKAHFTAAATTLQGSGWAILGYDTIGQRLVIEQLTDQSGNTSAGLIPVVMLDMWEHAFYLDYQNVKPDYVKAWWNVVNWADAGERYDRARTQGAGLIVPA; encoded by the coding sequence GTGGCTGAATACACCCTGCCCGATCTCGACTACGACTACGGCGCCTTGGAGCCCCACATCTCGGGCCGCATCATGGAGCTTCACCACAGCAAGCACCACGCGACCTACGTGAAGGGCGCCAACACCGCGCTGGAGAAGCTGGACGCCGCCCGCGAGGACGGCACCATCGCCGACAAGGTGTACGGCCTGTCCGCCAACCTGTCCTTCCACCTCGGTGGCCACACCAACCACTCGATCTTCTGGAAGAACCTCTCGCCCAACGGCGGCGGCGAGCCGACCGGCGATCTGGCCGAGGCCATCGGCACCGACTTCGGCGGCTTCGACAAGTTCAAGGCCCACTTCACCGCGGCCGCCACGACGCTGCAGGGTTCCGGCTGGGCCATCCTCGGCTACGACACGATCGGCCAGCGCCTGGTCATTGAGCAGCTCACCGACCAGAGCGGCAACACCAGTGCCGGCCTGATCCCGGTCGTCATGCTCGACATGTGGGAGCACGCCTTCTACCTCGACTACCAGAACGTCAAGCCGGACTACGTCAAGGCTTGGTGGAACGTGGTCAACTGGGCCGACGCCGGCGAGCGCTACGACCGCGCCCGCACCCAGGGTGCCGGGCTGATCGTCCCCGCCTGA
- the msrA gene encoding peptide-methionine (S)-S-oxide reductase MsrA produces the protein MSWGFSRTKQVMVDASEALPGRPAPMPVAAANIVLGTPMVSPGGGLCDWGPGRRAVVLGGGCFWGVEEICWQLPGVYTTAVGYAGGFTPNPTYEEVCTARTGHTEAVLVVFDEDQTDLETLLRAFFETHDPTQDMRQGNDIGTQYRSAVFTCSADDARLAREVAEKFQPALTAAGYGSIATEIAELSDAGDGRFYYAEDYHQQYLAKNPHGYRCHAATGVTFAS, from the coding sequence ATGTCCTGGGGTTTCTCACGCACGAAGCAGGTGATGGTCGACGCATCCGAGGCGCTGCCCGGACGCCCGGCCCCGATGCCGGTGGCCGCGGCCAACATCGTTTTGGGTACGCCGATGGTCTCTCCGGGCGGCGGGCTGTGCGACTGGGGGCCGGGCCGGCGCGCGGTCGTCCTCGGTGGTGGATGCTTTTGGGGGGTCGAGGAGATCTGTTGGCAGCTGCCGGGGGTGTACACCACCGCCGTCGGCTACGCGGGCGGATTCACGCCCAATCCGACCTACGAGGAGGTCTGCACGGCGCGGACCGGGCACACCGAAGCCGTGCTCGTCGTGTTCGACGAGGATCAGACCGATCTGGAAACCCTGCTGCGGGCCTTCTTTGAAACCCACGACCCGACGCAGGACATGCGCCAGGGCAACGACATCGGGACGCAGTACCGGTCGGCGGTGTTCACCTGTTCGGCCGATGACGCCCGGCTCGCCCGCGAGGTCGCCGAGAAGTTCCAGCCGGCGTTGACCGCGGCCGGATACGGCTCCATCGCCACGGAGATCGCCGAGTTGTCCGATGCCGGCGACGGCCGCTTCTACTACGCCGAGGACTATCACCAGCAATATCTGGCGAAGAATCCCCACGGCTACCGCTGTCACGCGGCCACCGGAGTGACCTTCGCGTCGTGA
- a CDS encoding winged helix DNA-binding domain-containing protein, producing MITLEQWNRTLLARQHLLERIDEDVIEVVDRCVGLQAQDPRPPFVALWSRIEGFDPADYDELLREREIVRSVVLRGTLLAMDALDARWMRALAQPRIEAATRTNHRLPADVDPREVVDTAREALAGDGLGSRELRDRLARRWPGAPAADLMAVVRAGLHLVQVPPRGTWAAKGTGEPAYALIDEWIGPGEPAVTGDEAKRDLIRMYLRGFGPASVAGIQTWAGLTGLGPLVQAMVDDWELNRIDGPGGEVLYDLDGLPIADGDEPAPARLIAPFDHILVAQAPGDRIRVADPEQFARTVTPNGRSPGFVLVDGRLAGTWKSDGTAVAVELFADVSPAQRRDVDEQAQMLSAFLAG from the coding sequence GTGATCACCCTCGAGCAGTGGAACCGGACACTCCTTGCTCGACAGCATCTGCTGGAGCGGATTGACGAGGACGTCATCGAGGTCGTCGACCGCTGTGTCGGCTTGCAGGCGCAAGACCCCCGGCCGCCGTTCGTCGCGCTGTGGTCGCGCATCGAGGGATTCGACCCGGCGGACTACGACGAGCTCCTGCGCGAGCGGGAGATCGTGCGGTCGGTGGTGTTGCGCGGAACGCTGCTCGCCATGGATGCCCTCGACGCCCGCTGGATGCGGGCGTTGGCCCAGCCGCGGATCGAGGCGGCCACCCGGACCAATCACCGGCTGCCCGCCGACGTCGATCCGAGAGAGGTGGTCGATACGGCCCGCGAGGCGCTGGCCGGCGACGGCCTCGGCTCGCGGGAGCTGCGCGATCGTCTGGCGCGGCGCTGGCCCGGGGCGCCGGCAGCCGATCTGATGGCGGTGGTCCGCGCCGGACTGCACCTCGTCCAGGTGCCGCCGCGCGGCACGTGGGCGGCCAAGGGGACCGGCGAGCCGGCGTACGCCCTGATCGACGAGTGGATCGGGCCGGGCGAACCGGCCGTTACCGGCGACGAGGCGAAGCGCGACCTGATCCGGATGTACCTGCGCGGCTTCGGGCCGGCCAGCGTCGCGGGCATCCAGACCTGGGCCGGGCTCACCGGCCTGGGGCCGTTGGTACAGGCGATGGTCGACGACTGGGAACTCAACCGGATCGACGGTCCCGGCGGCGAGGTGCTCTACGACCTCGACGGCCTGCCGATCGCCGATGGCGACGAGCCGGCGCCGGCCCGGCTGATCGCACCCTTCGACCACATCCTCGTCGCCCAGGCGCCGGGTGACCGCATCCGTGTCGCCGACCCCGAGCAGTTTGCGCGGACCGTCACGCCCAACGGGCGCAGCCCCGGCTTCGTCCTCGTCGACGGACGACTGGCCGGCACCTGGAAGTCCGACGGCACGGCGGTGGCGGTGGAACTCTTCGCCGACGTCTCACCGGCGCAGCGCCGCGACGTCGACGAGCAGGCGCAGATGCTCAGCGCCTTCCTCGCGGGCTGA
- a CDS encoding ABC transporter ATP-binding protein translates to MTTADTKAQQRADAKALKDLMRPVAASLTIGRILAVASAILAVVPYIALVHIGDVLLAAAGTGTAVDGDEVRRWIRILVTTFAVRLGIYLVALLITHFADIRFGHHVRERMVERMARVPLAWFTATNSGRVRKALQDDIGTVHHLIAHQPVDGTNAVVMPLALMVYAFIVDWRLGLLAIATLPLYIAAMSISMRGMGEKTVEMDQRLSTVSARMVEFVTGISVVKAFGRVGRAHRAYQESADEFQDFYYDWVRPLIRVSGLGMSLLAVPLVLLINIGGGAWLVHRGSVTAADVLATSLIALLIPYGIETLMNAMWSKQMAGASAGRIVALLNTPVLPDDGAAQTPESHEVVFDDVSYAYGSQTALALDGVGFTLREGTVTALVGPSGSGKSTIATLLARFDDPQSGSITIGGVPVSRVRDLYSHVGFVLQDPQLLGISIRDNITLGRPDATDEQIRHAARAARVLDEIEALPAGFDTVYGSDTGLSGGQAQRIAIARALLVDAPILILDEATALTDPESQHQIQQALSELARGRTVLLIGHRPEVIKGVHQIVLIESGRVVATGTHESLSDEPGYARLWQSAGAAIDARGDRR, encoded by the coding sequence ATGACGACCGCGGACACGAAAGCACAGCAGCGCGCCGACGCGAAGGCGTTGAAGGACTTGATGCGCCCGGTCGCGGCGTCGCTGACCATCGGGCGGATCCTCGCGGTGGCGTCGGCCATCCTCGCGGTCGTCCCGTATATCGCGCTGGTCCACATCGGCGACGTGTTGCTGGCCGCCGCCGGCACCGGGACCGCCGTCGACGGCGACGAGGTCCGCCGGTGGATCCGTATCCTCGTGACCACCTTCGCCGTGCGGCTCGGCATCTACCTCGTCGCTCTGCTCATCACCCACTTCGCCGATATCCGGTTCGGCCACCACGTGCGCGAGCGCATGGTCGAGCGGATGGCCCGCGTCCCGTTGGCGTGGTTCACGGCCACCAACTCGGGTCGGGTCCGCAAGGCGCTGCAGGACGACATCGGCACCGTGCACCACCTCATCGCCCACCAGCCGGTCGACGGCACCAACGCCGTCGTCATGCCGCTGGCATTGATGGTCTACGCCTTCATCGTCGACTGGCGGCTGGGTCTGCTCGCGATCGCCACGCTGCCGCTCTACATCGCGGCGATGAGCATCAGCATGCGCGGGATGGGCGAGAAGACCGTCGAGATGGACCAGCGGCTGTCGACGGTGTCGGCGCGGATGGTCGAATTCGTCACGGGCATCTCGGTGGTGAAGGCCTTCGGCCGCGTCGGCCGCGCCCACCGCGCCTATCAGGAATCCGCCGACGAGTTCCAGGACTTTTACTACGACTGGGTCCGTCCGCTCATCCGCGTGAGTGGGCTGGGGATGTCGCTGTTGGCCGTGCCGCTGGTCCTGCTGATCAACATCGGCGGGGGCGCGTGGCTGGTGCACCGCGGGTCGGTGACCGCCGCCGACGTGTTGGCGACCTCGCTCATCGCCCTGCTCATCCCATACGGCATCGAGACGCTGATGAACGCCATGTGGTCCAAGCAGATGGCCGGGGCGTCGGCGGGCCGCATCGTCGCGCTGTTGAACACCCCGGTGCTGCCCGACGACGGGGCGGCACAAACCCCCGAGTCGCACGAGGTGGTGTTCGACGACGTCAGTTACGCCTACGGGTCACAGACCGCCCTCGCCCTCGACGGCGTCGGTTTCACCCTCCGCGAGGGGACGGTGACCGCGCTGGTCGGACCGTCCGGGTCGGGCAAGTCGACCATTGCCACGCTGCTGGCGCGGTTCGACGACCCGCAGTCGGGGTCCATCACGATCGGCGGGGTGCCGGTGTCCAGAGTGCGCGACCTGTATTCCCACGTCGGCTTCGTGCTGCAGGATCCGCAACTGCTGGGTATCAGCATCCGCGACAACATCACCCTGGGCCGACCCGACGCCACCGACGAGCAGATCCGCCACGCGGCCCGGGCCGCCCGAGTGCTCGACGAGATCGAGGCGCTGCCAGCCGGATTCGACACCGTCTACGGCAGCGACACCGGACTGTCCGGCGGCCAGGCCCAGCGGATCGCCATCGCCCGGGCGCTGCTCGTCGACGCGCCGATCCTGATTCTCGACGAGGCGACCGCGCTGACCGACCCGGAATCGCAGCACCAGATCCAACAGGCGCTGTCCGAGCTGGCCCGCGGCCGCACGGTCCTGCTCATCGGCCACCGTCCCGAGGTCATCAAGGGCGTGCACCAGATCGTCCTGATCGAATCCGGCCGCGTCGTGGCGACCGGCACCCACGAATCACTGTCTGACGAACCCGGCTACGCCCGCCTGTGGCAGTCGGCCGGCGCCGCCATCGACGCACGAGGAGACCGACGATGA
- a CDS encoding ABC transporter ATP-binding protein has product MNLPLIDVVPRLRRMVSQPEAINPALLIAMATGLVEGLALAALLPAISSLAADEAAWGMGVWGWVVVFAVLALASYGLNYWQSQRTYAVALDFLYSIHRIVGDQVAKQPLGWFARPVAGRLSRMVSTELMQAGEIFAHMIGPLVARISAAIVIVVAAWCWNPLLGLVLTVAAPVFVVITLVSTGFMRKGRAIHEPEEVILADRIVEFSQCQGALRSCGRSEDFTPLADALEATRAAKHRAMWLETAGMLLSGMVTQAVIVALITVAGSLAVSGSLEPIPALAFIGLALRFTSTLSAITESAMALESRRPLLDALDEVITAQPLPEPAQDAELTAPGTVELRDVTFAYAPGADPVLRDVSVTVPAGSMIALVGPSGSGKTTIAKLVSRFYDVDAGVVSVGGVPVTQQRTEQLMGQLSMVFQDVYLFDDTLAANIAIGRDGASATEVLAAAELAGVNEIAQRLPQGWDTPVGEGGRALSGGERQRVAIARALLKQAPIVLLDEATSALDVENEAHIVAAVETLRERSTVMIIAHRLDTIAKADRIVSLDSDGGVEAVGTHDELRAAGGTYARFWDRLHSAQGWQLTN; this is encoded by the coding sequence ATGAACCTGCCTTTGATCGACGTCGTGCCGCGCTTGCGGCGAATGGTCTCCCAACCCGAGGCCATCAACCCCGCACTGCTCATCGCGATGGCCACCGGCCTCGTCGAGGGGCTGGCCCTGGCCGCGCTGCTGCCGGCGATCAGCTCGCTGGCCGCCGACGAGGCGGCGTGGGGCATGGGGGTCTGGGGCTGGGTGGTCGTCTTCGCCGTGCTCGCGCTCGCCAGTTACGGGCTCAACTACTGGCAGAGCCAACGGACCTATGCGGTCGCCCTGGACTTCCTCTACAGCATCCACCGCATCGTCGGCGACCAGGTGGCCAAGCAGCCGTTGGGATGGTTCGCCCGACCGGTGGCCGGGCGGCTGTCGCGGATGGTGTCCACCGAGCTGATGCAGGCCGGCGAGATCTTCGCCCACATGATCGGCCCGCTGGTCGCCCGGATCTCCGCCGCGATCGTCATCGTGGTCGCCGCCTGGTGCTGGAACCCGCTGCTGGGCCTGGTACTCACCGTCGCCGCTCCGGTCTTCGTCGTGATCACCCTGGTATCCACCGGGTTCATGCGCAAGGGGCGGGCCATCCACGAGCCGGAGGAGGTCATCCTCGCCGACCGCATCGTCGAGTTCTCGCAGTGCCAGGGCGCGCTGCGTTCCTGCGGGCGGTCGGAAGACTTCACCCCGCTGGCGGACGCGTTGGAGGCGACGCGCGCCGCCAAGCACCGGGCGATGTGGTTGGAGACGGCCGGAATGTTGTTGAGCGGCATGGTGACCCAGGCGGTCATCGTCGCGCTGATCACCGTCGCCGGATCGCTGGCGGTGTCCGGGTCGCTGGAGCCGATCCCGGCGCTGGCGTTCATCGGTCTGGCACTGCGGTTCACCTCGACGCTGTCGGCGATCACCGAGAGTGCGATGGCGCTGGAGTCGCGGCGACCGTTGCTCGACGCCCTCGACGAGGTCATCACCGCGCAGCCGCTCCCCGAACCGGCGCAGGACGCCGAGTTGACCGCGCCGGGCACCGTCGAGCTGCGCGACGTCACCTTCGCCTACGCGCCCGGCGCCGACCCGGTGCTGCGCGATGTCTCGGTGACCGTGCCCGCAGGGTCGATGATCGCGCTGGTCGGGCCGTCGGGCAGCGGCAAGACGACGATCGCGAAGCTCGTGAGCCGGTTCTACGACGTCGACGCCGGAGTCGTGAGCGTGGGGGGCGTACCGGTCACCCAGCAGCGCACCGAGCAGCTGATGGGGCAACTGTCCATGGTGTTCCAGGACGTCTACCTCTTCGACGACACGCTCGCGGCCAACATCGCCATCGGCCGGGACGGCGCGTCGGCCACCGAGGTGCTCGCCGCGGCCGAACTCGCCGGGGTCAACGAGATCGCCCAGCGGTTGCCCCAGGGGTGGGACACCCCGGTGGGTGAGGGCGGCCGCGCGCTGTCAGGCGGCGAGCGGCAGCGCGTCGCCATCGCGCGGGCGCTGCTGAAGCAGGCGCCGATCGTGTTGCTCGACGAGGCGACGTCGGCGCTCGACGTGGAGAACGAGGCGCATATCGTCGCCGCGGTGGAGACGTTGCGGGAACGGTCGACTGTGATGATCATCGCGCACCGGCTCGACACGATCGCCAAGGCGGATCGGATCGTCTCCCTGGACAGCGATGGGGGAGTCGAGGCGGTGGGCACCCATGACGAGTTGCGCGCGGCCGGCGGCACCTACGCCCGGTTCTGGGACCGGCTGCACAGCGCACAGGGGTGGCAGCTCACGAACTAA
- a CDS encoding TetR/AcrR family transcriptional regulator, translating to MHVSSGGVRGAKKSGRKPGFDADDVVAAALAEGIDTFTMSAVADRIGVVTGAIYRLFPSRDDLVVACLDTAAATLRLPGRDDDWASVLQLWADECWRVCEDFPGLSRLLYALPTAFTRIQHVLAAYSAAIERSGRSTAQAMFALDFLGDTVIASHMGIVAMRVVDADGATGWDRVRDALADGALMQPDDSWAERGTVDVKVGFIIKGLERDWPAL from the coding sequence GTGCATGTGTCTTCCGGTGGGGTCCGCGGTGCCAAGAAGTCCGGCCGCAAGCCGGGCTTCGACGCCGATGACGTCGTGGCCGCGGCGTTGGCCGAAGGCATCGACACGTTCACGATGTCGGCCGTCGCCGATCGGATCGGGGTCGTCACCGGCGCGATCTACCGGTTGTTCCCGTCGCGCGACGACCTGGTCGTCGCCTGCCTGGACACCGCGGCGGCCACGCTGCGCCTCCCCGGTCGCGACGACGACTGGGCCTCGGTGCTGCAGCTGTGGGCCGACGAGTGTTGGCGGGTGTGCGAGGACTTTCCCGGATTGAGCCGGTTGCTCTACGCGCTTCCGACCGCCTTCACCCGGATCCAGCACGTACTCGCCGCCTATTCGGCGGCCATCGAGCGGTCGGGGCGGAGTACGGCCCAGGCGATGTTCGCCTTGGACTTCCTCGGCGACACGGTGATCGCGTCCCACATGGGGATCGTCGCGATGCGCGTCGTGGACGCCGACGGTGCGACGGGGTGGGACCGGGTTCGCGACGCCCTCGCCGACGGTGCGCTGATGCAGCCGGATGATTCTTGGGCCGAGCGCGGCACGGTGGACGTGAAGGTCGGCTTCATCATCAAGGGCCTCGAGCGCGACTGGCCGGCGCTCTGA
- a CDS encoding rhodanese-like domain-containing protein, producing the protein MPAFEQVPVTELPDDFTNETDRLLLDIREPDEWQEGHIRGALHIPLGQVPERIDEIDPDVDLYVICRTSGRSFRMLEYFEHVGREGIIVEGGMVAWEAGGKPVVTGDEG; encoded by the coding sequence ATGCCCGCATTCGAACAGGTGCCGGTGACCGAACTCCCCGACGACTTCACCAACGAGACCGACCGCCTACTGCTCGATATCCGCGAGCCCGACGAATGGCAGGAGGGCCACATCCGAGGTGCGCTCCACATCCCGCTGGGCCAGGTACCGGAGCGGATCGACGAGATCGACCCGGACGTCGACCTCTATGTCATCTGCCGCACCAGCGGCCGCTCGTTCCGCATGCTCGAATACTTCGAGCACGTGGGCCGCGAGGGAATCATCGTCGAAGGCGGAATGGTCGCCTGGGAGGCCGGCGGCAAACCCGTCGTGACGGGGGACGAGGGATGA